From the genome of Mya arenaria isolate MELC-2E11 chromosome 5, ASM2691426v1:
GCAGTTAACTGTTATTATATCCTACTTTGTGGTtataataattctttaaatagcaGGCGCAACACCGTAGCTAAATTGGATTGAAACAAAGTATGTTAAGTTTATTTGAGGACACATGTAACTAGAACActacatttcaatattgaaagATGGCAACAATAGTACACTTTGATAGAAACATGATaaatcaaaagtatttttaacaaatatatcttaatCATAAAATCCACTAATCATActatatgttataatataatttgtatGCTAGAGCATTCCAATAAAGcgaaaaacaacataaataaaacaccCGTTCTTTGCAATCATTTAAAACTTGGACACATTAGTTTTCAATACTTCTGTTATTTAAATGCCAGGGTTTttctgaccgttcaaaggcggtacctaacaatctttgataaacatacctatttttttcatatagtatatatgcaatgtgctgtttattgaattttgtgctgttgttcaatgtttcttgttggtgattttttttcttgtgttctatgtctttggcgtttaccctgtgtcattaaacggggtttatgtttaaacttttggcttctgagcttgtttctgttgtttttcacacaCGTATTGCTTGCATCCCGCAAAATGCCATCTTCATCTTTATCTTACTCATCCTTTTCAACATCATTATCAACACATAGGCTTAAATGTGTAGAAAACTGGTTCCCAAAAGATACTGGGAGTGTCTCAACCATTTCGTCGAGATATTCCCTTTCGGAAACCCTTTCTCGACTGGAAGGGGTCTATATCAGTAGTATGTGTATCATCATTGTCACAATGGTCATATTGGTGTCGGTTTCGGGCTTATATATCTGATCTAGCACAAGCTTTTCACCCACACCCCCGTTAAATGATTCCGTCTCTTCGATACCGGTCTTCTCAGCTCAGTTAAAATCCTCTTTCAAGCATGTCCCTTTATTTCTTAAGTATTTTTCTGCACAAAAATGACGACAAGCCTGaaaaattgttattaaaatgaataaaacggGCCAATCATTTGGAATATTTTACAAACTCGCCTAAAACGCAGCtggatttttttacttaaagctgcactcacacagatttgtcatttttacaacttttttattttttgtctttgaaagagcaatttttttgcttaaatatctgcaaacctatgatataagattgctgaaaaaagatcagactgcagattttgatatttccgttcgaaataaatgttttatggcttaaaccgttacttactgtttaagaaaaatgcattaaacatcaatttatgaacttaaatataaaaatctgcgatcataTTTTTGTCCCCatcttaaataactggttttcatggattttcgcaaaaataggctcgttccaagacaaaaaattaaaaaagttgtcaaaacgttcaatctctgagagtgcagttttaatatgTCACAATATCAGCGATGCGATTGAACATTTGATATAGATGTTATACACATTTTCAACACCTCTCTAATATGAGCAAATATAGCCGATGAACTCGTTGGATTTTGAGACTATTATCAAAATCGTTGTTACCTTaaggtgaaaatatgtttccgatcaataactatagaacgcaTAGGCCCAGAGACTAGTTGACATCCACTTCGTGTTGCACTGAATCACTGACATTATCTGCTTTTTAGAATGTTTCaggtcaatatttcaaaacatcgTGGGAAGGTAGTGTAGATcatcatgaacatacagtcgaacctcgttggcttgaacttcTACGGTACGGCGAAAAAACCTCGAGCCCCAGAAAAATCGAACCTAGCCAGAATGCTTCCATTCGGTTTAAAGAAATCGCTCCTTTACATCGAATAAGAACCAATGAAGAATTCAacccaagcgagttcgagccaacgggattagACTGTATGTCACTTAAAGCCATCTGTCTATTTAGGCCCAAATACGAATGGCTATATATCTAATGTGGCCTTTCGGGGGCAATTGGCACGTTTTTATTGTTTAGATGAAAGTCGAGTATGCGTCGTCTGGGATAAAAAGTAGATCCCTATGTCGAATCTTCAAAAAACGTTACACAATAACCAATCCTTGCCAAGCTCTATTAGACTAAGTATGTTGGTACAGTTTGGATCAAATATGAATATGGTTTGTCTTAAGTCAAAGACTAGATAGTCAGTTCAACTATTACAGTAACCTTGTTTAGGTATTATAGCTTCTTTATTATCTGATCGCTATGAATCCTGTTAAGTGTAATTGTATTGATAACAATCTCAGATATTTCGAAAATAAGTTTTCTTACATAAAGTTGTCTACTTTTAGATTATATAATCTCAATGGTTAGCTCATGTGGTATGTGACATGATTAGTTATGCCCCCGAATGACTGCAAATAAGTATCGGACAGGCTGTCCTTCCGTCTGTCCCTCCTTCCCTATAGTTCCCGACCAAAAGCATGTGAACACATAGTTACAGGACTTCAAACATGACAGGCAGGTAGATAAATTCCTTCGAATTTGAGGTCAGTGTGTCCGATTTCGAGGTTGTGGTaaccttgagctgaaaatcaGTTTCCGACCAAAAACTGCAGAACGCTGGGGCACAGGGATATCAAACTTAGTTATCTGGTCAGTCATGACATTTAGATGAACCCTATTAATTTTTATGTCAGTTGATCAAAAGTCAATACCTTGTGATATTGAGCTGATAATccctttccgatcaataacgAAAAACGCTTGGGCCCAAAGACATACAACTTAATGGGCAAGTCGGTCGTGACCAGCCAATGAAGCTTTATAATTTGGGGTCAGTGGATAATAGGTTAAAGTCGCTAACGGAACCTCATACATGATATGCAGTTATAGACGTTTAATTGTTATCAGACTGACCACTTTTAATACTATATATCAGGATTTCAATAGAGTTAAATTGACTTTTGACCCTTAAATTTCAGCCAGAGATAGTTATTTTGTGTCTTTATTATCTTACTTGTAAAGTATTACAAACAAGTACGATAATGCCCACCAATCTCAAGGACGCGTTGATATTGAGCTGAAAGATCTTTCCAACCAATAACTGTTACAGAAAAACGCTAAGGTGAACAACAGAAGTTCTAAAAGTACAAGAGACGAGTTAACATCCACTCGTCTTGCAgtgatttatcatatttgtgCTTATGATATATTAGAATGCATGGGaagttatgaaaatatgttatataatgaaAGCTATCCGTCCATATAGGCCCAATTACTAATGGCAATGTGTCCAACGAGGGGTCTGAGGGTTTCTCTTACACTGCAGTGCTTAGCGCTGGAACTTTCAGTCTGTACAGTTTCTAACCTTTTCTATTGAATAATGGTCGCCTACCGACTACTCCGTATAGCATCTTTTCTATTAGCTACCTTTACTCTCTACTAACGAACGACATCCTTACCAACAACAGATtatgcgcccccccccccccctttgaCCGAAAGGGACAAAAAAAATTCCGAAGCTCAAAATCTACTGAaaggaatttattgaaacttgcATCATAGACACAAATACCGATGTAAACGTCTGCACCTTGCGAAAATTTGGTATGGTACTTATTCAAAAGCTGCTTAAAGCAATCGATTAAAGCTTGGTACATTACGAGGGGTGTCCGGGTATTTCGCAAAATAGCAATATAATTGACGTAAAATGAGGTATTCTGAAAACGAAAATTcggcaaaataatatttaatatttcgttATGCAAATGTATCAATTTCAAACGATATCATTTAACACTATACCCATAAATGGAAATACAAAATTACCATTGTCCAATATCTCGAACCCCAAAAGAGTAATTTTGAGCTGTGTGGACGCTGTTCTATGCGCCGGGGCAATAAACTGGTTGAGAATAATGCGGTCAAGGTTCATATTCGGCCGTCTCTTACGAATCGCGTGCACGAAATCCCTCCGAAGTACCTTTGagtaatattcataatttacgTTCCGACATGGAACGCGGTGTTGCAGAATCATGCCCTCTCGGTccatgaagaaaatatacagtTCTTTTCAAGGCTTTTTCGCACTCTAGCTAGTGTGGGTGTTCTGGGTGTTTTCCAAACGGAGGACTGTACTTTGTTTTCCGAGTCGTAATAGAGCCACGTCTCGTCGGTTGTGATTATGCGACTTAAAAATTATTCTCCCTTTATGTCGTTACGTTGAGGGAAGACAGACGAACAGACCAAACGTCGTTCCATTTCTGCTTCTTTTAACAAACAAGGCACCCAACGTGTGCTTACTTTGGTTCCTAgttcatttgttaatatttatatacagtaGTGCGTTTAAGTTCAAGGTATGGTGTGATTTACACTGTTGCTTGACTGCCTTTTTTATCAGCTAATGGACTCTCTCCGCGTTTGAAGCTAATACCACTTACGGGCGTACAGTCCAGTTGTCGTCCTTTATCGACTGTCTTCCATTTCGAAACGGCTCATGCCATttgtaaaaaattgttttccCGAAATATGATAGCGTAGACGACTCTTAAATAAGTTTCGGAGTTTCGGACGTTGTCTTCTTTAGTCCAACTCAGATTCTTTTCACAACACTACACAATTCAACGTCACCCATTGACGACATGGATTTCCAGTTGTCTTGCGAACAATATTgctaaaacacaatcaaatctTAACTGAAGCGACCACAACGTTcccattttaaacaaatggcGTCAAGATGTGCACCTAACGTGACGTCTTTTGGCGGGCAATTTGGCATTGATTGACTGATAAAAACCGTGATGATTATCGCATGAAATCTTAAACGTGCTCCGGGTTACTGTCACTGCGTCGCCATGAATACAGATATTTCGTGAGTAAAAAAATCATgtcctttttctttttaaaattcaaataaaaatatggcTTAGTTACACATTCatacaatttcagaaaaattgAAGAACATATTAGCATTTTACAGTATAATTCCGCGACGTTCCCGGACACCCTTGTAGATACACAGCTGTGTTCTTTTCTTTATTCCATATAAAATTGGGAGTGAACTGCAAACATGTTCATTGTTAATAAGCTTGATTTTTTGCGACCAATTTGCTATATAGATGGATAGCACTTGAATTTCGTATTTTGAAATAGATGCAGATTAGACTTAGGCATAATATATTAAGCGGACATAAACGGTCAATATTTTGCTTATGTATCAATTCGtcgaaataaaaatgattaaactttattggtatataaaaacacaaataactatttaatttaaaaaaggaaatgaacataaaatattttttgctgtttttttgcTGTTGTATAGTAGTAATTtatcaatgataaaatgaaGGAATTCAgctgaatacaaaataattaaaactattgttCTTATAAACTTTTTTGGTAAGGGAAATATGACCacataatgttttcattaaatttatgcATTTAACAAACGATGCATTTGCCTTtcgcaaaacaaacaaacacatagtTCAAAGTCATTTTGATAAATCCGCTGTATCAACTTAATTAAAGAACGCATTGAATAATAAGGTAAATTCCATTGAAGAACAGATACATTCGCCTTTAGCAAAAAAGGCAATTGTCTAAATAATTTCACTTTCAGACCTAAAACACCAATTTCTGGactattacataaaatatacgGACATAAAAACGCGTGCAAGGCTTCTAATTAGAACTAAGGAGTTTTCGAGAAACTGGGACCAGCACTTGCAATTGATCAAATAGATTGAAACTGCCTACATATACAATAACTAATTGGttatatctgaaaaaaatgaatgaattcaACGCAATagaaaaacacatgttttattatcttttCAAAGAACATACTGGTTTGGTAAATGAAATTCAGTGTATTGTTTTCTAGTTAACTTCTTAAGTAACACGTGTTATAGTACTTAGTATGATTTTTTCACGCAACCTACACAGCTTTGAACGTTTGAAAGAAGCAAGAGCAAATTAATATCAATGAACCAAGACAATATAGTATATTCAACTGaggtttactgaagactatcaTTGTCACTGGAGACTAACACTGTCTTCTCTGTCCTTATGAAACAACGCATTGTCAAATCCTATAGACGAGTCCCGTACAAGCTTCGTTTGATACATTTCTGATGTCACGATGTCGTTTCGAGcaatatacacacacacgcaaAGGGTGATAACCCCTGCAATAACGTCAATGGCGACACCGATGATTTGCCGTGGTGTTAGTCCAGATGCTTTGTCAGGGcttactgtttaaaatataaaacataggGAATTAACTATAATTCAATTATATCACAGAAATGAACATACTTTACCACTAACTGCCATTTAATGCACCATACCAACTTTACGCCGTTTTAAAACCCAAAACTTATGAATAAAGCTATTGCATTGTAATCTGTTATAGTTATAATGCGACTTTGTGTTTCTCGTGTTAAGTCATAGATACTCTTTTGGTATTTCCATGGTATTATTAAATGCAATACCTGCATTTGATGATTCGTCTGCATGGTGACGCCCAGGTAACGGATTGAACGATAGTTTCGTCTGCGTTTGCCATCCTGATGCGGTTGTAGTTGAAGTTGCAGAAGCTGTCGTTGCCGTTGTTGTATCAGTCCACCTTACAACCTCTAAAATTACTTTGCGTGTTACTAAAAGTAATTTATAATCATTCAAGCTTAAGCCATCgtgaattataatgtttatggGTTTCACTTCACctttaatatacacaaataacCCTTTTGCTTTTATTAGATgacaaacacaattaaaaatatatattagagCACATTCCTTATTAAAAGTGGCATTCAAACAATTGgtggaaaataaaattaagcaTAAACCTTCGTCACTTTTGCATAACATATGTTTCACTGTATCcattttcattgtaattttccaCCTGTACGGCGTCTGCATAGAAATAAATGCAATGCCACTGGCGTACGGGTTCAAGATAGGTACTGTGTAGGTTGCTTCCCTTCCATCACTGTACATTAAGCGACCTTAAACCAATTATATGAACActctgtaaaatatatgttttccgAAAAATTTGTAGTAGAGCAATGTCGGTTTGATGAAAGATGATCGCAGCATTTGTAAGTGCAACACTGTCTACACTAGCGGATTTACTGTTATAGTCTAAATTATAACTTTTGGAAAAtgtaaattactgataacaagattttgaCCGTGTATTTACTTGCTAAAAatgcaaaactattaaatgattggtgaatgctaaaatatttactctgatatgttatcatttcatatggtaaaaataccgtgtttttggcacatttctttcaaattcaacttaGCATCccaaccattgtttttgacatttgttcatcttttctggtatatcaaaacaattgcatttattgtgGTAATTCGATTTCGGAGTAGGATTGCATCTTTTAGTTGTAGACAATAGAAATGCCTGAAAACATGCTCCAAATCGTCATTTTCACAATTGAACCGTGATCGTTCCACAATTAATCGCTATGGCCCTTCCTttcttaatgatattttatatcaatagaCGATAACGCACACGTTTGGAAACCCAATTAATTGAATacctttttgaacatttttgaacattttgcacGTTACCTGACTGCAGTTTAGTCCCATCAACATTAACCTATTTATGAACTGATATATTCTTTTGATGCAAGATGACACAGGGACACTAGTATTATTATAGGTTAATGTTGATGAGTCTAAACCAATTTAGTACGATTGTTTCTAATTTTGGGTTCGTCTTACCAAATATAGCAAGTAATCCGGTTAAAATATCATTGGcctcattttgtatttttgcaaCCACGCCCAAATCCTATGGTTCTCTTCCTCACTCTCAATACTGGCCAGTTCCATCTGAATGAATGCGCAGTCAGCTAGATGTTGATCGCCGTTCCTTTTTACCAAAGCGTAGCAAAAGCCGTTATAGTGAAGCCAAGAGGAGTTTCGGCAACCGTACTGTACAGTTGTTGATGGTATCGTAGTCGTGGAGATTGCCGATAGCGGATCTGTGTAAAGAACGAGAGTAATTCGGGGAGTTCGcgaaatattaacatatttatgaaatgaaccaattgaaaacatttctgaTTTGACACGAATGGAATTCAATGCAATCTACATAATGGGTAATaaaattgtgtgtgttttcaaatatatagaTTTCAATTATTCAAGTCAAAATACATATGTGCAGTTGACGCAAGTCAGAACTAGCTCTTTTTTGCGAAAAGACAATCTCTATATAACGATAGCACCATCATTTCGCAAATCGATATAAGGATGAACCGAGTGAATTTAGTGTCACGTCTTGAcatgtcattttctgaaaatttgaATACGTGATAATAAGTCTTGGTCAAAAAGGCATATTTGTGTTGTCGTTGATACTGGAAATCTATCTTTACCGTTTGGAtgaacagaaaaacaacaattaacatggatatcattaaacttaatttgtaCTAATAttctaacattttaaaataaaccttgttcttttaattaaaaaaaatctacgTACTTCCCAAAATAGACTCTTACATGGACAAACATACATTATGTGAAATAACTCTTACAATGAGTTTCAATAACTAAAACTTAAGAGAATGAAATAGAAAACTTCTTTAAATATCAGTTCTGACAACAAAGTAACTTTCCACCTACCGGCTTCACATACAACACCAAGCTGTTCGTCACAGTTTGTGTCTACGTCGTTCAAAATATTCAAGTGTAAAGAAGCGCAGGTACCGGGGTGCATCTGTTTATAAGAGAATTTTTATtggttatatattttgtaataaaggAAAGAGTTTTAATTTGTACTTATTCTTTTGAGCTCCATTTTAACGAAACCGGAAAGCGTATAGAATCACGCTCGAGTCCATTTCCTGTGTAGAACCAGTATTGGTATcaattttgagaggccatgagaaagtaccaaTTGTTTGAATTGAAACCACAACGTCTTGGGTGAGAGGAGGACACATATTAGTTATAACACTAACCCCCTCTCACCCACTAAGTGAGTTTTGTAATTCCGTTTACATCTAACAATGATATAGACAACTTAATAACTTAAAGTTCCTCATGTTCACAAAATAAGAAGCGTCTTTAAATTTGAAGACATTTCTAACAAAGCCTCAAGACAGTTttagtttaaacgttatatattttataacgattgtgaagaaaattATGATAGTTTCTACTGAGTCACTCccgttggcatgatgttgcggccactctcattggcatgatgttgcggtcactctcattggcatgatgttgcggtcactctcattggcatgaTGTTGCGGTCACTCTCATTGGTATGATGTTGCggtcactctcattggcatgaCGTTGCggtcactctcattggcatgatgttgcggtcactctcgttggcatgatgttgcggTCACTCTCATTGGCAGGATGTAGCGTGGGAGTGTCGTCTTGTGATGTGGTAGAAACCGGAGTGCCCGGTAAAGACCCACTTGTTCGAATCTTACCACCCATTACCAAACTCACTTGCGCCCAGGCCGGgtatcgaacccgggtcgccttggtgataAGCGAGAGCGCTatccactgcgctaaccggacaaccaggACAATTTTGCTTGGTGACTTGGTGACAAAACATCGTAGtccttgaaatatttttaggaTACTTGCAAATGTGTTTGTaattagtttttattaaaatctttgTTTCACTTGCTTAAAAAGTTGTGCTTATCACTCAAGCACACCGTAACATATGCATTGTCTATGCGAATGATTTGAcctatattaaatattaaccaAGAATATTAAATACAAGATATTGTCAAATAGTGTCTAGCTCATGACACGGTCACGTcatctttacaaaaaaaaacattaattattattacataGAATTGTTAAATACCCCATAGCCAGTAACCCACGCTTTTGAGTCGAGTGAACCAAGAAGAGATGCTGTTATGAACGACCTAGTAAATATATCCGTCTGATGCAGCTTAGCAATTTTACCGCTCATCGTCTCGCAGATATTCGTGCTATTCACCCATGCACTCTTTGGTGCACTTATGTAAATGTAGCATTTGTCATTGTAATGTGTGTAGTAGTACGGGCAGTTTTCCTCAGCTATCGATGGCGTTGGCAAGCTAGGGTCTCAACATGATATTGAGTAAATTTAGTTAAGACACTATCAGGAAAAGGTAAACAAGAAAATTAACAGTATTACATGGCAATGATAACAATGGCGTATTATCTTTTCATTTTCGCTACACAATTAGAAGGGATGTGATTTATAACaatggaaatgaaattgatagGTTGAAAATCATAATCCATGAATTGCTTGTATTCGCGCGGCAAAAGGAATAAGgacatttcaatgaaacattaaaatcaaacaagacGCACACACACAAAGCGCTCAGACGAGAAATATAAAAAGTGATTTAGTTTTGCCATTCCTCCTTTCACTGTACCCAAAATGTTCAAAGGGCATATATTCCGTTATTTCGGTCACCCTCGCCACAATTTCAGGAAGTTATATGTATATTCCTTCTCACAccttaataaaaaacataagcTAAGGACTAAGCTTTGCTACTAAATTGTATCTTCTATTTGCAGCCTTGTCATTACCTTTGTTGACAACGCACATATATCCCCTGTTCTTCAGACAGCTGACATCGTTCCACTGGTCGGTGTCAATCAGCATTTCTACACAGTCTTTCGCGGGATAGACACACAACAGGGATAATTTCAAAACGGGAAATATAACTATACGGTAACTAAAGCAGTCTGTTTTCGGTCGATCGtattcattgacagtaatgaACGGACAACAATGCCATTTATTCGAGAAACCGACTTCAGCGGTATTATATTTTCAAGATTCACCTTTACTTTGAAAATGAGTTCGATGGACATCACACTACATTActacttttaaataaatgtttaatatacaCTTGATATCATAAGACACATGCACATATTACTGgccaaaatatattaaacaacgCTAGAAGTTAAAGTATTCTTTGTCTATTATCTATTCTTGAATCTA
Proteins encoded in this window:
- the LOC128234711 gene encoding uncharacterized protein LOC128234711 encodes the protein MYSDGREATYTVPILNPYASGIAFISMQTPYRWKITMKMDTVKHMLCKSDEEVVRWTDTTTATTASATSTTTASGWQTQTKLSFNPLPGRHHADESSNAVSPDKASGLTPRQIIGVAIDVIAGVITLCVCVYIARNDIVTSEMYQTKLVRDSSIGFDNALFHKDREDSVSLQ